The following coding sequences are from one Mesorhizobium onobrychidis window:
- a CDS encoding ABC transporter ATP-binding protein encodes MFRWFETRLDPFPAEEPVEPPKTLIAFCVHYTRGAWPYIAIDAMLVTAIALAEVWMFGFMGRIVDWLSAQNRETFLQTEGWKLAGMAFIVVFALPATVWFHSLLNQQTLMGNYPMRIRWQVHRYLLKQSMSFYQDEFAGRIATKLMQTALAVRECVIKLIDVLNYIVVYFLGMLFIVGAADWRLAAPLAVWLAGYVLLLRYFIPRLGKVGEEQANARSTMTGRVVDSYSNIQTVKLFSHARREASFAREGMAGFLDTVYRSMRLVTQLYGLLYMLNSLLLFSVTAISLWLWLGQAVTIGAVALVIGLVLRLWGMSQWIMWEMSTLFENIGTVQDGISSISLPRLVEDRPGAKDIAVTKGEIRFEDIRFHYGKQKGVIESLSLTVKPGEKVGIVGRSGAGKSTLVNLLLRFYDLEAGRILIDGQEIAAVTQDSLRAQIAMVTQDTSLLHRSVRENILYGRPDASNEMLVEAARRAEALDFISRLSDASGRTGFDAHVGDRGVKLSGGQRQRIAIARVMLKDAPILILDEATSALDSEAEAAIQENLYKLMQGKTVIAIAHRLSTIAAMDRLVVMDKGRIIEEGSHEQLVASGGLYAQLWQRQSGGFLLDDGAAANDAIVKGQAAE; translated from the coding sequence ATGTTCCGCTGGTTTGAAACAAGGCTCGATCCGTTCCCTGCCGAGGAGCCGGTCGAGCCGCCGAAGACGCTGATCGCCTTCTGCGTCCACTATACGCGCGGCGCCTGGCCCTACATCGCGATCGATGCGATGCTGGTGACGGCTATCGCCCTTGCCGAGGTGTGGATGTTCGGCTTCATGGGCCGGATCGTCGACTGGCTGTCGGCGCAGAACCGCGAGACGTTCCTGCAGACCGAGGGCTGGAAGCTCGCCGGCATGGCTTTCATCGTGGTTTTCGCGCTGCCGGCGACGGTCTGGTTCCATTCGCTCCTCAACCAGCAGACGCTGATGGGCAATTACCCGATGCGTATCCGCTGGCAGGTGCATCGCTACCTGCTCAAGCAGTCGATGAGCTTCTATCAGGACGAGTTCGCCGGGCGCATCGCGACCAAGCTGATGCAGACCGCGCTCGCGGTGCGCGAATGCGTCATCAAGCTCATCGACGTGCTCAATTATATCGTCGTCTATTTCCTCGGCATGCTGTTCATTGTCGGCGCGGCCGACTGGCGGCTGGCGGCGCCGCTTGCCGTCTGGCTTGCCGGCTATGTCTTGCTCCTGCGCTATTTCATCCCGCGATTGGGCAAGGTCGGCGAGGAGCAGGCCAACGCGCGCTCGACCATGACCGGCCGCGTCGTCGACAGCTACTCCAATATCCAGACGGTCAAGCTGTTCTCGCATGCGCGGCGCGAGGCGTCCTTCGCCCGGGAAGGCATGGCCGGCTTTCTCGATACGGTCTACCGGTCGATGCGGCTGGTGACGCAGCTCTACGGCCTGCTCTACATGCTGAATTCGCTGCTGTTGTTTTCGGTCACCGCGATCTCGCTGTGGCTGTGGCTCGGCCAGGCGGTGACGATCGGCGCCGTCGCCCTGGTCATCGGGCTCGTTCTTCGGCTGTGGGGCATGTCGCAGTGGATCATGTGGGAGATGTCCACCCTGTTCGAGAATATCGGCACGGTGCAGGACGGCATCAGCTCGATCTCGCTGCCGCGCCTCGTCGAAGACAGGCCCGGGGCCAAGGATATTGCCGTCACCAAGGGCGAGATCCGTTTCGAGGACATACGCTTCCACTACGGCAAGCAGAAGGGCGTTATCGAAAGCCTGTCGCTGACGGTGAAGCCGGGCGAAAAGGTCGGCATCGTCGGCCGTTCGGGCGCCGGCAAGTCGACGCTGGTCAATCTTCTCTTGCGCTTCTACGACCTTGAAGCTGGCCGGATCCTGATCGATGGCCAGGAAATCGCGGCGGTGACGCAGGATTCGCTGCGCGCCCAGATCGCCATGGTCACGCAGGACACCTCGCTGCTGCATCGTTCGGTGCGCGAGAACATCCTTTATGGCCGGCCGGACGCCAGCAACGAGATGCTGGTCGAGGCGGCACGCCGCGCCGAGGCGCTTGATTTCATATCCAGGCTTTCGGACGCCAGTGGCCGCACGGGTTTCGATGCGCATGTCGGCGACCGCGGCGTCAAATTGTCCGGCGGCCAGCGGCAACGCATTGCCATTGCCCGCGTTATGCTGAAGGACGCGCCGATCCTCATTCTCGACGAAGCGACGTCTGCGCTTGATTCCGAGGCCGAGGCCGCCATCCAGGAGAACCTCTACAAGCTCATGCAAGGCAAGACCGTCATCGCCATCGCGCACCGGCTCTCGACCATCGCGGCGATGGACCGGCTCGTCGTCATGGACAAGGGCCGCATCATCGAGGAAGGTTCGCATGAGCAACTCGTCGCCAGCGGCGGGCTCTATGCGCAGCTTTGGCAGCGCCAATCGGGCGGCTTCCTGCTCGACGACGGTGCCGCCGCCAACGATGCCATCGTCAAGGGTCAAGCAGCAGAATGA
- a CDS encoding ABC transporter ATP-binding protein — MMIAVYRWFENWVYPFREPAGLRPPVSVRGFLWHYVGQAKVAFFAMLVIGGIAPLVEAGLFYFVGRLVDILDQLPGERSWDALWTAAGPELVFMAAVVLVVRTIVVGLAALVDEQTITPGFYNLVRWQAHRHVSRQSYAFFQNDFAGRIATKVWQAGQATGDLMESFIEVVWFMVVYTVTTLVLVAGLDLRLAMLVVIWITAFGWLAKRHLPAIRKHAEETAEAGSMITGRFVDSYSNVQTLKLFSADGDDRYIRSGFDIYLDALRPFTRRLTGVRMALTTLSGIMITAIACFAVYLWVEGSITVGAVAFTLSLVLRLNMLLGRLMMQLNGILRNLGVLENSKALITQPLGLTDAPDARELVVAGGRIDVKNVEFHYGKGFGVLNGIDLVVRPGEKVGLVGPSGAGKTTLANLILRLYDLEAGKITIDGQDVSKVTQNSLRANIGVVSQDTALFHRSLRDNIKLGMPDATDAEVVAAAKKAEAHDFILDLRDNRDRQGYEAFVGERGVKLSGGQRQRVAIARVFLKDAPILILDEATSALDSDIEAAIQENLARLMENKTVIAIAHRLSTIAALDRLVVLDGGRIVEQGTHDELVALDGLYARLWKRQSGGFLFNEESVLEETRPAE, encoded by the coding sequence ATGATGATTGCCGTCTATCGCTGGTTCGAGAACTGGGTCTATCCGTTCAGGGAGCCCGCGGGGCTTCGGCCACCGGTCAGCGTCAGGGGTTTCCTCTGGCACTATGTCGGCCAGGCGAAGGTCGCCTTCTTCGCCATGCTGGTCATCGGCGGCATTGCGCCGCTGGTCGAGGCTGGACTGTTCTACTTCGTCGGGAGGCTGGTCGACATTCTCGACCAGCTCCCCGGCGAGCGCAGCTGGGATGCGCTGTGGACTGCCGCCGGTCCCGAACTTGTCTTCATGGCCGCCGTGGTGCTGGTCGTCCGCACCATCGTCGTCGGCCTGGCGGCGCTGGTCGACGAGCAGACGATCACCCCCGGCTTCTACAATCTGGTGCGCTGGCAGGCGCACCGTCATGTCTCGCGCCAGTCCTACGCCTTTTTCCAGAACGATTTCGCCGGCCGCATCGCGACCAAGGTCTGGCAGGCGGGGCAGGCGACCGGCGATTTGATGGAAAGCTTCATCGAGGTCGTCTGGTTCATGGTCGTCTATACGGTGACGACGCTGGTGCTGGTCGCCGGCCTCGACTTGCGGCTGGCGATGCTGGTGGTGATCTGGATCACCGCCTTCGGCTGGCTGGCCAAGCGCCATCTGCCGGCGATCCGCAAGCATGCCGAGGAAACCGCCGAGGCCGGTTCGATGATCACCGGCCGCTTCGTCGATTCCTATTCGAACGTGCAGACGCTGAAGCTGTTCTCGGCCGATGGCGACGACCGTTACATCAGGAGCGGCTTCGATATCTATCTCGACGCGCTGCGCCCGTTCACCCGCAGGCTGACCGGCGTGCGCATGGCGCTGACGACGCTGTCGGGGATCATGATCACCGCGATCGCCTGTTTTGCCGTCTATCTCTGGGTCGAAGGCTCGATCACAGTCGGCGCCGTCGCCTTCACGCTGTCCCTGGTGTTGCGGCTCAACATGCTGCTCGGCCGGCTGATGATGCAGCTCAACGGCATCCTGCGGAATCTCGGCGTGCTGGAAAACTCCAAGGCGCTGATCACGCAGCCGCTCGGCCTGACCGACGCGCCCGACGCCAGGGAGCTTGTCGTGGCCGGCGGTCGGATCGACGTGAAGAACGTCGAGTTCCACTACGGCAAGGGGTTCGGCGTGCTCAACGGCATCGACCTTGTCGTGCGGCCGGGCGAGAAGGTCGGATTGGTCGGGCCGTCCGGCGCCGGCAAGACGACGCTGGCCAATCTGATCCTGCGCCTTTACGACCTCGAGGCCGGCAAGATCACCATCGACGGCCAGGATGTTTCAAAGGTGACGCAGAATTCGCTGCGCGCCAATATCGGCGTCGTCAGCCAGGATACCGCGCTTTTCCACCGTTCGTTGCGCGACAACATCAAGCTCGGCATGCCGGACGCGACCGACGCCGAGGTGGTCGCGGCCGCGAAGAAGGCCGAGGCGCACGACTTCATCCTCGACTTGCGCGACAATCGTGATCGCCAGGGCTACGAGGCCTTTGTCGGCGAGCGCGGCGTGAAATTGTCTGGCGGCCAGCGCCAGCGCGTGGCGATCGCCCGCGTCTTCCTCAAGGACGCGCCGATCCTGATACTCGACGAGGCGACGTCGGCGCTCGATTCCGACATCGAGGCGGCCATCCAGGAAAATCTGGCAAGGCTGATGGAGAACAAGACGGTCATCGCCATCGCGCACCGGCTGTCGACCATCGCGGCACTCGATCGCCTGGTGGTGCTCGACGGCGGCCGCATCGTCGAACAAGGCACGCATGACGAACTGGTGGCGCTCGACGGGCTCTATGCGCGGCTGTGGAAGCGGCAGTCCGGCGGCTTCCTGTTCAACGAGGAGAGCGTGCTGGAGGAGACGCGGCCGGCGGAGTAG
- a CDS encoding DUF6665 family protein: MSVRMPSNFGRSGARESALDLLGHEILGEKAAALGRAGRRVDETLAKLREHGDDGEHRARLLRDAAEAVHGYFIQRELCGLRKHDAVIREYNIPKAVLARLGAK; the protein is encoded by the coding sequence ATGTCGGTGCGAATGCCATCGAATTTCGGACGGTCGGGAGCGCGGGAGAGCGCGCTCGACCTGCTCGGCCATGAAATCCTCGGCGAAAAGGCGGCGGCGCTCGGCCGCGCCGGCCGGCGCGTGGATGAAACGCTGGCGAAGTTGCGTGAACATGGCGACGATGGCGAACATCGTGCTCGGCTGCTCAGGGACGCGGCGGAGGCGGTCCACGGCTATTTCATCCAGCGCGAATTGTGCGGCTTGCGCAAGCACGACGCAGTGATCCGGGAATACAACATTCCCAAGGCCGTGCTGGCCAGGCTCGGCGCCAAATAG
- a CDS encoding NUDIX hydrolase, with protein sequence MRRLKKKKLGKRARRGKPIAQVAALPYRRTADGDAEILLLTSRQTGRFILPKGWPMKGRRDCEAAAQEAGEEAGVVGTLHEQSVGSFHYWKRLKDTFVPVTVEVYPLHVQQELDEWKEQKYRRRAWLKPDQAALLVDEPELAALLESIAPELAHF encoded by the coding sequence TTGCGACGTTTGAAGAAAAAGAAACTGGGGAAGCGAGCGCGCCGTGGTAAGCCCATCGCACAGGTTGCCGCATTGCCTTATCGCCGCACTGCAGACGGAGACGCTGAAATCTTGCTGCTAACGTCTCGGCAAACGGGCCGCTTCATCTTGCCCAAGGGGTGGCCGATGAAGGGTCGACGAGACTGCGAGGCTGCAGCTCAAGAGGCGGGTGAGGAAGCCGGAGTAGTAGGCACTTTGCATGAGCAATCCGTTGGCAGCTTCCATTATTGGAAACGATTGAAGGACACGTTTGTCCCGGTAACCGTTGAAGTATACCCGCTTCACGTGCAGCAGGAGCTGGATGAATGGAAGGAGCAGAAGTATCGAAGACGGGCCTGGCTTAAGCCGGATCAAGCAGCACTCCTGGTCGATGAACCTGAGTTGGCTGCCCTATTGGAATCTATAGCGCCTGAACTGGCTCATTTCTGA
- a CDS encoding FecR domain-containing protein: MSASGRYLRSLMACMLACVFWVDTASAQSNNAGCTFGLVAGTSRQILRCREGLTIIAEDGARFALVDRDRNGSADAVRLRRKALLLDAPAGRVRGGFAVVTPQAIAAVRGTKWAVDVARGKTSVFVVKGRVAVQRPASNAGVVLGPGEGVDVEAGTGTLTVKRWPAARVSALMARFGQ, encoded by the coding sequence ATGAGCGCAAGTGGCCGATATCTCCGGAGCCTGATGGCATGCATGCTTGCCTGTGTCTTCTGGGTGGATACCGCTTCAGCGCAGTCGAATAACGCCGGCTGTACGTTCGGACTGGTAGCAGGTACGTCCCGACAAATTCTGAGATGCCGGGAAGGCCTTACCATCATTGCGGAAGATGGCGCTCGTTTTGCACTGGTGGACCGTGATCGAAATGGTAGTGCCGATGCGGTCAGATTACGGCGCAAGGCGCTGTTGCTCGATGCTCCAGCCGGCAGGGTCCGGGGTGGCTTCGCTGTCGTCACCCCGCAGGCGATCGCCGCGGTGCGAGGTACAAAATGGGCAGTCGACGTTGCCCGAGGCAAGACGTCTGTTTTCGTCGTCAAAGGTCGCGTCGCCGTGCAAAGGCCGGCGTCCAATGCTGGCGTAGTCCTCGGGCCGGGCGAAGGCGTCGATGTGGAAGCCGGAACAGGCACACTGACGGTCAAGCGCTGGCCCGCCGCACGTGTTTCGGCTTTGATGGCCCGTTTCGGTCAATAA
- a CDS encoding CHASE2 domain-containing protein, with protein MSGRALQTLIALVLAGLWGAGLGFAHWRGNMWSLDRVEATMTDLRTLVRGTAKPPELITIVAIDDEAVRNDGRYPLSRATLARIVDTIARFGPKAIAVDLLLVDPGKKGDDEALARSLRGTSSVIAAAAVYSGGKQSIAAEGDGPLARVPNAKRFLWPLKAFSDIAAVGVVNVVTDWTGTPRFVPLLFRAGDRTEASFSLRVAAMAVGEDPGIAPDYLSLGGQRIRTDIGHILPLTFYGPRGTIRTISATTVLGGQVDGGIIRDRIVVIGATATGTGDVFPTPFDPVLPGVEVMSTAIAHLMTGDGIVRDQYVRLADAGFAVVLPVVLVGLLAWRRNAIGLAAIVGVVVIWFVVNMTAFSHHIWLSAALPMAAAVPPAILFGAAQLWLGRNQAQYFATQSELLQRVQAPGFARWLAKHGDFLLEPVRRDATIIFIDLSGFTGLSETLGPNATRELLNTFHALVDEEVTSCGGVVTNFMGDGAMILFGLPEAATDDAFNAARCCAALSSRTNNWLVSLPASTASRLGFKIGAHYGTIVASRLGGKGRQHIATTGDTVNVASRLMEIAADQNAEVAVSDKMLQVAGRDCELFKSGALRGPVEAQVRGRSGSLAIWLWQSSQTL; from the coding sequence ATGAGCGGGCGAGCGCTTCAGACGCTGATCGCGCTCGTTCTGGCGGGTCTTTGGGGGGCCGGCCTTGGCTTTGCGCACTGGCGCGGCAACATGTGGTCCCTCGATCGCGTCGAAGCAACGATGACGGATCTTCGAACGCTTGTTCGGGGAACGGCAAAGCCGCCGGAGCTGATTACCATTGTCGCAATAGACGACGAAGCGGTCCGAAACGACGGCCGCTATCCCCTCAGCCGCGCCACGCTTGCCCGGATTGTCGATACGATAGCTCGCTTTGGGCCGAAAGCCATTGCGGTCGACCTGCTGCTGGTCGATCCCGGGAAAAAAGGTGATGATGAGGCGCTCGCGCGTTCGCTGCGTGGGACTTCAAGCGTAATCGCTGCTGCAGCGGTCTACTCGGGAGGTAAACAATCGATTGCAGCCGAGGGCGATGGCCCTCTCGCCCGAGTGCCGAATGCCAAGCGGTTTCTGTGGCCCCTGAAAGCGTTCTCGGATATCGCCGCTGTCGGCGTCGTGAACGTGGTTACCGACTGGACGGGAACGCCTCGGTTCGTCCCGTTGCTGTTTCGGGCCGGAGATCGGACGGAAGCGTCTTTCTCCCTGCGCGTTGCCGCCATGGCGGTGGGAGAGGATCCGGGAATTGCGCCCGACTATCTATCTCTGGGCGGACAGCGGATTCGGACGGACATTGGTCACATACTCCCTCTGACATTCTATGGCCCCCGCGGCACGATCCGCACGATCAGCGCCACGACGGTGCTGGGGGGCCAAGTCGATGGCGGCATTATTCGGGATCGAATTGTTGTGATCGGTGCAACTGCAACCGGCACCGGCGATGTTTTCCCGACACCGTTTGATCCCGTGCTCCCAGGCGTCGAGGTCATGTCGACGGCCATTGCCCATCTGATGACCGGCGACGGCATAGTGCGAGATCAGTACGTTCGCCTTGCAGATGCCGGCTTTGCAGTGGTGCTGCCAGTGGTTCTTGTGGGGCTGTTGGCATGGCGTCGCAACGCCATCGGCCTTGCAGCGATCGTCGGCGTGGTTGTGATCTGGTTCGTGGTCAATATGACCGCATTCTCACACCATATCTGGCTGAGCGCGGCGTTGCCGATGGCCGCCGCCGTTCCGCCAGCTATTTTGTTCGGGGCCGCGCAGCTTTGGTTGGGCAGGAACCAGGCCCAGTATTTCGCCACGCAGAGCGAATTGCTTCAACGAGTTCAGGCCCCGGGCTTTGCGAGGTGGCTCGCGAAGCATGGCGACTTTCTCCTGGAACCTGTCCGGAGGGACGCCACCATCATATTCATTGACCTGTCCGGTTTCACCGGACTGAGCGAAACATTGGGGCCGAACGCCACACGCGAACTTTTGAACACGTTCCATGCGTTGGTGGACGAAGAGGTGACAAGCTGCGGTGGCGTTGTCACGAATTTCATGGGTGACGGAGCCATGATCCTGTTCGGTCTACCGGAAGCAGCGACAGATGATGCCTTCAATGCTGCCCGCTGCTGCGCAGCGCTCTCCAGCCGTACCAACAACTGGCTCGTCTCGTTGCCCGCATCAACTGCATCTAGGCTCGGCTTCAAGATCGGAGCGCATTACGGAACAATCGTTGCGTCGAGACTCGGTGGCAAAGGCCGTCAGCACATCGCGACTACGGGTGATACGGTTAACGTCGCCAGTCGCTTGATGGAGATCGCGGCCGACCAAAATGCCGAAGTCGCAGTGAGCGACAAAATGCTGCAAGTCGCCGGCCGCGACTGCGAGTTGTTCAAATCTGGTGCTCTAAGAGGACCTGTGGAAGCACAGGTCCGCGGGCGTTCAGGCTCGCTCGCAATCTGGCTGTGGCAGAGTTCGCAGACGCTGTAG
- a CDS encoding cupin domain-containing protein: protein MAHVIDRDKWAATPDRCPDHWQGELQCGAYGSNSYLIFNYLPEIGGGPRLHMHPYCEIFIIRTGTGLFTVGDRQIEASAGQILIVPPNTPHKFTNLGPGPLETTDIHENGSFITEWLE, encoded by the coding sequence ATGGCGCATGTCATCGACCGCGACAAATGGGCCGCGACGCCTGACCGCTGCCCCGACCATTGGCAGGGCGAACTGCAGTGCGGCGCCTACGGCTCCAATAGCTACCTGATCTTCAATTATCTGCCGGAGATCGGCGGCGGCCCGCGGCTGCACATGCATCCCTATTGCGAGATTTTCATCATCCGCACCGGCACCGGGCTGTTCACCGTCGGCGACCGGCAGATCGAGGCGTCGGCTGGCCAGATCCTGATCGTGCCGCCGAACACGCCGCACAAATTCACCAATCTCGGCCCAGGTCCGCTGGAAACCACCGACATCCACGAAAACGGCAGCTTCATCACCGAATGGCTGGAGTAG